In Rhodovulum sulfidophilum DSM 1374, the following are encoded in one genomic region:
- a CDS encoding FAD binding domain-containing protein has product MYAFEFDRPTTLDAAVAALGQEEAQALGGGQTLIPALKQRLASPARLVSLTGIEELKGVRNTADGVLCIGAATPHAVVAAEAAETYPALADLAGHIGDPAVRNRGTIGGSLANNDPSACYPAAVLASDATIRTHTREIAAGDYFDGMFATALEEGEIITEIRFPVPRQAAYVKFVQPASRFALVGVFVARFADGVRVAVTGAAEEGVFRWGDAEEALSADFRPEAVSELTVAAEGMIGDLHGSPDYRAHLVRVLTGRAVAGAS; this is encoded by the coding sequence ATGTACGCGTTCGAATTCGACCGTCCGACCACGCTCGATGCGGCCGTCGCCGCACTCGGGCAGGAAGAGGCGCAGGCGCTGGGGGGCGGGCAGACCCTGATCCCGGCGCTCAAGCAACGCCTGGCAAGCCCGGCGCGGCTGGTCAGCCTGACCGGCATCGAAGAATTGAAGGGGGTCCGCAACACGGCCGACGGCGTTCTGTGCATCGGCGCCGCGACACCGCATGCGGTGGTGGCGGCCGAGGCCGCCGAGACCTACCCGGCGCTTGCCGATCTCGCGGGGCATATCGGCGATCCGGCGGTGCGCAATCGCGGCACCATCGGCGGATCGCTGGCCAATAACGACCCCTCGGCCTGCTACCCTGCGGCCGTGCTGGCCTCGGATGCCACGATCCGCACCCATACCCGAGAGATCGCGGCCGGGGATTATTTCGACGGCATGTTCGCCACTGCGCTGGAAGAGGGCGAGATCATCACCGAGATCCGCTTTCCGGTGCCCCGGCAGGCGGCCTATGTCAAATTCGTCCAGCCGGCCTCGCGTTTTGCATTGGTCGGCGTCTTCGTGGCACGTTTCGCCGACGGGGTGCGGGTGGCCGTTACCGGCGCCGCCGAGGAAGGGGTGTTCCGCTGGGGAGATGCGGAAGAGGCGCTGTCGGCGGATTTCCGGCCCGAGGCGGTGTCGGAACTGACGGTCGCAGCCGAGGGCATGATCGGCGATCTGCATGGCAGTCCCGACTACCGCGCGCATCTGGTTCGGGTGCTGACCGGACGGGCGGTGGCCGGGGCCTCCTGA
- a CDS encoding xanthine dehydrogenase family protein molybdopterin-binding subunit, whose amino-acid sequence MPKDHGIGASSKRREDKRFLTGKGRYTDDINLPGQAHAWFVRSQVAHGRLTSVDTSEAEAMPGVLRVFTGTDFEGVGGLPCGWLITDRFGQPMQEPGHPVLARDKVRHVGDPVAVVVAETAEQARDAAEAVEVEIDELPAVLDMRAALTADAPLVHDGLKNNLCYDWGFVEENREAVNAAFETAAHVTTLDLVNQRLVPNAMEPRVALGDFNPATEDSTLYTTSQNPHVIRLLMGAFVLGIPEHKLRVVAPDVGGGFGSKIFHYAEEAFCTFAAKQLRRPVKWTCTRSEAFISDAHGRDHVTRIELALDAEGHFQALRTETHANMGAYLSTFAPSVPTWLHGTLMAGNYRTPLIYVNVKAVFTNTVPVDAYRGAGRPEATFQLERVIDKAAREMGIDPVEIRRRNFVTEFPYSTPVAVEYDTGDYHATMDKLLEIADVAGFETRRADSKSRGRLRGLGLNCYIEACGIAPSQLVGQLGARAGLYESATVRVNATGGLVVMTGSHSHGQGHETTFAQVVADMIGIGEDMVEIVHGDTANTPMGMGTYGSRSLAVGGSAMVRATNKIIAKAKKIAGHMMEAAPEDIELKDGRFTVAGTDKSVAWGDVTLAAYVPHNYPLEELEPGLEETAFYDPNNFTYPAGAYACEVEVDPETGKVTICSFAAADDFGNIVNPMIVSGQVHGGVAQGIGQALMEAAAYDEYGQLLSGSYMDYAMPRADDVPFYRVDHSCATPCTHNPLGVKGCGEAGAIGAPPAVVNAVIDALHRGGFTDVAHIDMPLTPSRVWAAMQG is encoded by the coding sequence ATGCCGAAAGACCACGGCATCGGCGCCAGTTCGAAACGGCGCGAGGACAAGCGGTTCCTGACCGGGAAAGGTCGCTATACCGACGACATCAACCTGCCCGGACAGGCTCATGCCTGGTTCGTGCGATCGCAGGTCGCCCATGGCCGGCTGACCAGCGTCGACACCTCCGAGGCCGAGGCCATGCCGGGCGTGCTGCGCGTCTTCACCGGCACCGATTTCGAGGGCGTTGGCGGTCTGCCCTGCGGCTGGCTCATCACCGACCGGTTCGGCCAGCCGATGCAGGAGCCGGGCCATCCGGTGCTGGCCAGGGACAAGGTCCGCCATGTCGGCGATCCGGTCGCGGTGGTCGTGGCCGAAACCGCGGAACAGGCCCGCGACGCCGCCGAGGCGGTCGAGGTCGAGATCGACGAGCTTCCGGCCGTTCTCGACATGAGGGCCGCGCTCACAGCCGACGCGCCGCTTGTCCATGACGGACTCAAGAACAACCTCTGCTACGATTGGGGCTTCGTCGAGGAGAACCGCGAGGCGGTGAATGCCGCCTTCGAGACCGCGGCCCATGTCACCACCCTCGATCTGGTCAACCAGCGTCTGGTACCGAACGCGATGGAGCCGCGCGTCGCGCTGGGCGATTTCAACCCGGCCACCGAGGATTCGACGCTTTACACCACCTCGCAGAATCCGCATGTGATCCGGCTTCTGATGGGCGCCTTCGTGCTGGGTATCCCCGAGCACAAGCTGCGCGTCGTCGCCCCCGATGTGGGCGGCGGGTTCGGCTCGAAGATCTTTCATTATGCCGAAGAGGCCTTCTGCACCTTTGCCGCCAAGCAACTCCGGCGTCCGGTGAAATGGACCTGCACCCGGTCCGAGGCCTTCATCTCCGACGCCCATGGCCGCGACCATGTCACCCGGATCGAGCTTGCGCTGGATGCCGAGGGTCATTTCCAGGCGCTCCGGACCGAGACCCATGCCAATATGGGGGCCTATCTCTCGACCTTCGCGCCTTCGGTCCCGACCTGGCTGCATGGCACGCTCATGGCGGGCAATTACAGGACGCCTCTGATCTATGTGAACGTCAAGGCGGTCTTCACCAATACCGTACCGGTCGATGCCTATCGCGGCGCCGGACGGCCCGAGGCCACCTTCCAGCTCGAGCGTGTCATCGACAAGGCCGCCCGCGAGATGGGGATCGACCCGGTCGAGATCCGGCGCCGGAACTTCGTCACCGAGTTTCCCTATTCGACGCCCGTCGCGGTCGAATACGATACCGGCGATTACCATGCGACCATGGACAAGCTTCTCGAGATCGCCGATGTCGCGGGCTTCGAGACGCGCCGGGCCGATAGCAAATCCCGGGGCAGGCTGCGCGGGCTCGGGCTCAACTGCTATATCGAGGCCTGCGGTATCGCGCCCAGCCAGCTTGTCGGTCAGCTCGGCGCCCGCGCCGGGCTTTACGAAAGCGCGACCGTCCGGGTCAATGCCACCGGCGGGCTGGTGGTGATGACGGGCTCGCACAGCCACGGCCAGGGGCACGAGACGACCTTTGCCCAGGTCGTGGCCGACATGATCGGCATCGGCGAGGACATGGTCGAGATCGTCCATGGCGACACCGCCAATACGCCGATGGGCATGGGCACCTACGGCTCGCGCAGTCTCGCGGTCGGCGGGTCCGCCATGGTGCGGGCGACCAACAAGATCATCGCCAAGGCGAAGAAGATCGCGGGCCACATGATGGAGGCCGCGCCCGAAGACATCGAGCTGAAGGATGGCAGATTCACCGTCGCCGGCACCGACAAGTCCGTGGCCTGGGGCGATGTGACCCTCGCGGCCTATGTCCCTCACAACTACCCCCTGGAGGAACTCGAGCCCGGGCTTGAGGAGACCGCCTTCTACGACCCCAACAACTTCACCTATCCCGCCGGGGCCTATGCCTGCGAGGTCGAGGTCGATCCCGAGACCGGCAAGGTCACTATCTGCTCTTTCGCCGCGGCCGACGATTTCGGCAATATCGTCAATCCGATGATCGTCTCGGGGCAGGTCCATGGCGGGGTGGCGCAGGGCATCGGCCAGGCGCTGATGGAGGCGGCGGCCTATGATGAATACGGCCAGCTTCTGTCGGGCTCCTACATGGATTATGCCATGCCGCGCGCGGATGATGTGCCCTTCTACCGGGTCGATCATTCCTGCGCGACGCCCTGCACCCATAACCCGCTGGGCGTGAAGGGCTGTGGCGAGGCGGGCGCGATCGGGGCGCCGCCCGCCGTCGTCAACGCGGTGATCGACGCGCTCCATCGCGGCGGTTTCACCGATGTGGCGCATATCGACATGCCGCTGACGCCGTCGCGCGTCTGGGCGGCGATGCAGGGCTGA
- a CDS encoding (2Fe-2S)-binding protein has translation MTKVSMKVNGKPVSGEIEGRTLLVSFLRDNLGLTGTHVGCDTSQCGACVVHVDGKAVKSCTMFAAEAEGRDVTTIEGMANADGSLSRIQQAFQDHHGLQCGFCTPGMVMSAAALLAETPKPSEAEVRHYLEGNICRCTGYHNIVKAILAASGQDVSGIGGDAIAAE, from the coding sequence ATGACCAAGGTCAGCATGAAGGTGAACGGCAAGCCCGTCTCGGGCGAGATCGAGGGCAGGACGCTGCTGGTGTCCTTCCTGCGCGACAATCTGGGGCTGACCGGCACCCATGTCGGCTGCGATACCAGCCAGTGCGGCGCCTGCGTGGTGCATGTCGATGGCAAGGCCGTCAAGTCCTGCACCATGTTCGCGGCCGAGGCGGAAGGCCGAGATGTGACGACGATCGAAGGTATGGCCAATGCCGACGGCTCGCTGTCGCGGATCCAGCAGGCCTTTCAGGACCATCACGGGTTGCAGTGCGGCTTTTGCACGCCCGGCATGGTGATGTCGGCCGCAGCACTTCTGGCCGAAACGCCGAAGCCGAGCGAGGCCGAGGTGCGGCACTATCTCGAGGGCAATATCTGCCGCTGCACCGGATATCATAATATCGTCAAGGCGATCCTCGCCGCCTCGGGCCAGGATGTCAGCGGCATCGGCGGCGACGCGATCGCCGCGGAATAG
- a CDS encoding CoxG family protein, translated as MKFAATHDIAAPRATVWEALLSEAVLEECLPGCRELSGTAEDGFEATVVQKIGPVKATFKSHVSLSDMEAPSALTLSGEGKGGAAGFAKGSARVTLEEIAEGTRLAYDVDVEIGGKLAQLGSRMIHGVAHKLSDQFFTRFKEVVEGPEEAEDPAAEESAEAPKGKGWLGRMMTRKAEAE; from the coding sequence ATGAAATTCGCCGCCACGCATGACATCGCCGCACCGCGCGCGACGGTCTGGGAGGCGCTGTTGTCCGAGGCGGTGCTGGAGGAGTGCCTGCCGGGCTGCCGCGAATTGTCGGGCACGGCCGAGGACGGCTTCGAGGCGACGGTGGTCCAGAAGATTGGCCCGGTAAAGGCGACCTTCAAGAGCCATGTCAGCCTGAGCGACATGGAGGCACCTTCGGCGCTGACCCTGTCGGGAGAGGGCAAGGGCGGCGCGGCGGGCTTTGCCAAGGGCAGCGCCCGGGTCACGCTTGAGGAGATCGCCGAAGGCACGCGGCTTGCCTACGATGTCGATGTCGAGATCGGCGGCAAGCTCGCGCAGCTCGGGAGCCGGATGATCCATGGCGTGGCGCACAAGCTGAGCGACCAGTTCTTCACCCGTTTCAAGGAGGTGGTCGAAGGCCCCGAAGAGGCGGAAGACCCCGCCGCCGAAGAGAGCGCGGAGGCGCCCAAGGGCAAGGGCTGGCTCGGTCGGATGATGACCCGCAAGGCCGAGGCGGAATGA
- a CDS encoding response regulator transcription factor, with product MSPDPIRPTVPRRFASAMVIDDHPLFCDALSMTLKSAVGIGKVETSDHLEDALSRLDRAPRPDIVLLDLNLPDVSGLDGLIRLKTAVGDIPVIVVSSMADPRIIGSAIRAGAIGFVPKHSPRDVFRAAFAAIAEGRVYVPEGIELGDPGQTAATGRDDAIRRLALLTPQQGRILQAICAGKLNKQIAFDLSIAETTVKAHVTAIMRKLGVQSRTQAVLIAQEASFSGVMSDPG from the coding sequence ATGAGCCCCGATCCGATCCGCCCGACCGTCCCCAGACGCTTCGCCAGCGCGATGGTGATCGACGATCACCCCCTGTTCTGCGACGCCCTGTCGATGACGCTGAAATCGGCGGTCGGCATCGGCAAGGTCGAGACCAGCGACCATCTCGAGGATGCGCTCAGCCGGCTCGACAGGGCGCCGCGGCCCGATATCGTGCTGCTCGATCTCAACCTGCCCGATGTAAGCGGGCTCGACGGGCTGATCCGGCTCAAGACCGCGGTCGGGGACATACCGGTGATCGTCGTCTCCTCGATGGCCGATCCACGGATCATCGGCTCGGCGATCCGGGCCGGCGCGATCGGCTTCGTGCCCAAGCACAGCCCGCGCGATGTGTTCCGTGCCGCCTTCGCCGCCATTGCCGAGGGCAGGGTCTATGTGCCCGAGGGCATCGAGCTCGGCGATCCCGGACAAACCGCCGCCACCGGCCGCGACGATGCGATCCGGCGGCTGGCGCTGCTGACGCCGCAGCAGGGACGGATCCTGCAGGCGATCTGTGCAGGCAAGCTCAACAAACAGATTGCATTCGACCTCTCGATTGCCGAAACCACTGTTAAGGCCCATGTCACCGCGATCATGCGCAAGCTCGGGGTCCAGAGCCGCACCCAGGCGGTGCTGATCGCCCAGGAGGCCAGCTTCTCCGGGGTGATGAGCGATCCAGGCTAG
- a CDS encoding FIST N-terminal domain-containing protein, protein MDRNATPARTLSRQPPLVREAVADSRDPGAVGHLRRGLGPGPFALITLFVSPDADFAAVMAGTQEAYPDVSVTGCTTAGEIGPEGYAEGAIIALALPAAHFRAETMVIENLAALDPQTLIGEMIRRRVALARAAPGWPQDFAFLMVDGLSLCEDALTSAMLAGLGTAPLIGGSAGDGTRFGRTLVGAGGRAFRSAAVLSFVRTDCPVRAFSHDHLMPGRVRMVVTAADPKRRIVERINAEPAAREYARLLGKDPNQLSPLTFAAHPVVVRIGGRHHVRAIQRVAENGDLVFFSAIDEGLVLTLAEALPMADRIEAELAGLARHKPPDVILGCDCVLRRIEAEERQLRPALSTILARHRVRGFSTYGEQISGLHVNQTLTGLAIYPPPASGPDPEQAPPCPTA, encoded by the coding sequence ATGGACCGGAACGCGACGCCCGCGCGGACGCTCTCGCGCCAGCCGCCGCTGGTGCGCGAAGCCGTTGCCGACAGCCGCGACCCCGGGGCCGTCGGGCATCTGAGGCGCGGGCTCGGTCCCGGTCCCTTCGCCCTCATCACCCTCTTCGTCAGCCCCGATGCCGATTTCGCCGCGGTGATGGCCGGGACCCAGGAGGCCTATCCCGATGTCTCGGTGACCGGCTGCACCACCGCGGGCGAGATCGGGCCCGAGGGCTATGCCGAAGGCGCAATCATTGCCCTCGCCCTGCCCGCGGCGCATTTCCGGGCCGAGACGATGGTGATCGAGAACCTCGCCGCGCTCGACCCGCAAACGCTGATCGGCGAAATGATCCGCCGCCGGGTGGCGCTGGCCCGGGCCGCGCCCGGCTGGCCGCAGGATTTCGCCTTCCTGATGGTCGACGGGCTGTCGCTTTGCGAGGACGCCCTGACCTCGGCGATGCTGGCCGGGCTTGGCACCGCGCCGCTGATCGGCGGCTCGGCGGGCGACGGCACCCGGTTCGGCCGCACCCTGGTCGGCGCGGGCGGGCGCGCCTTCCGCTCGGCTGCGGTGCTCAGCTTTGTGCGGACCGACTGCCCGGTCCGGGCCTTCAGCCACGACCACCTGATGCCCGGCCGGGTGCGGATGGTGGTGACCGCGGCCGATCCGAAGCGCCGCATCGTCGAGCGCATCAATGCCGAGCCCGCCGCGCGCGAATATGCAAGGCTGCTGGGCAAGGACCCGAACCAGCTTTCGCCGCTGACCTTCGCTGCGCATCCGGTCGTGGTACGGATCGGTGGACGGCACCATGTCCGCGCGATCCAGCGCGTCGCCGAGAACGGCGATCTGGTCTTCTTCTCGGCCATCGACGAGGGGCTGGTGCTGACCCTGGCCGAGGCCCTGCCGATGGCCGACCGGATCGAGGCGGAACTGGCCGGGCTGGCCCGGCACAAGCCGCCCGACGTGATCCTGGGCTGCGATTGCGTGCTGCGCCGGATCGAGGCCGAGGAACGCCAGCTGCGCCCGGCGCTGTCCACGATCCTGGCGCGCCACCGGGTGCGCGGCTTTTCCACCTATGGCGAACAGATCAGCGGGCTGCATGTCAACCAGACCCTGACCGGCCTCGCGATCTACCCGCCACCGGCCTCCGGCCCCGATCCCGAGCAGGCCCCGCCATGTCCGACAGCCTGA
- a CDS encoding hybrid sensor histidine kinase/response regulator codes for MSDSLIDPTDPPERQAEKLRQIAEVLMRRVEQATDDGGAAYAQFQRAVLLEDQVRARTRDLEHALDLLNESNARLAEANRATETARADLANAIETLQEGFALFDQSDHLVLFNSRFVMQMPDVRDRLCPGLRFHDYVEAVSRSRYLTLPEGETPEIWASRRRARHRDNPHTVINISLLGHRWVQVSDHRTEDGKTVILQTDITDIMRSERRERSRMLDDQARLVRATLDHINQGVCIFDSAHRLVGWNRKVGAMLSIPVAQFRLGADFDRLFGQLAADRALRFDIAPTELLDWVHHIDRRPPLRFGLGRGETLMLDVLAEEMPDRGFVISVSDITAERRAAGALAEAKAHLEQRVLARTLALEDALSVAERANASKSRFVAAASHDLLQPLSAARLYVSSIAEDATLPAHREVLGRAETALESVEQILEALLDISTLDSGQAAVAPGPVPLRELYTRLQTDFAPHAALKGLELRVLPRDLTLRTDPGYIRRILQNLVSNAIRYTGCGRVLVGARRQGQSLRLEVWDTGPGIAEEDQEAIFRELHRLNARASASEGMGLGLAIVERACARLGHPLGLWSRPGHGSGFFVTVPLAETAAPKPAPKAPAAEPSPGLVALLIEADPEIRRALPMLVGKWGVDVIDVADIDEALTLLAEIDLKPDAALIEHRHGAQTGPGHGLGALSLIETRYGPIPACIVSAERSPDLAAACRARGAELLTKPLSPAALRAFFAEIAQRERA; via the coding sequence ATGTCCGACAGCCTGATCGACCCGACCGACCCGCCCGAGCGCCAGGCCGAGAAGCTGCGCCAGATCGCCGAGGTGCTGATGCGCAGGGTCGAGCAGGCCACCGACGATGGCGGCGCGGCCTATGCGCAGTTCCAGCGCGCGGTGCTGCTCGAGGATCAGGTCCGCGCCCGCACCCGCGATCTGGAACATGCGCTCGATCTTCTCAACGAGTCGAATGCCCGGCTGGCCGAGGCCAACCGCGCCACCGAAACCGCCCGCGCCGATCTTGCCAATGCCATCGAGACGCTGCAGGAGGGCTTCGCGCTGTTCGACCAGTCCGACCATCTGGTGCTGTTCAACAGCCGCTTCGTGATGCAGATGCCGGATGTGCGCGACCGGCTCTGCCCCGGGCTCCGCTTTCACGACTATGTCGAGGCGGTCTCGCGCTCGCGCTACCTGACCCTGCCCGAGGGCGAGACGCCCGAGATCTGGGCCAGCCGCCGCCGCGCCCGGCATCGCGACAACCCCCATACCGTGATCAATATCAGCCTGCTCGGCCATCGCTGGGTGCAGGTCAGCGACCATCGCACCGAAGACGGCAAGACGGTGATCCTGCAGACCGACATCACCGACATCATGCGCAGCGAACGGCGCGAGCGCAGCCGGATGCTGGACGATCAGGCCCGGCTGGTGCGCGCGACGCTCGACCATATCAACCAGGGGGTCTGCATCTTCGACAGCGCGCACCGGCTGGTGGGCTGGAACCGCAAGGTCGGCGCGATGCTCTCGATCCCGGTGGCGCAGTTCCGGCTTGGCGCCGATTTCGACCGGCTCTTCGGCCAGCTTGCCGCCGACCGGGCGCTGCGCTTCGACATCGCCCCGACCGAGCTGCTCGACTGGGTGCATCACATCGACCGCCGCCCGCCGCTGCGCTTCGGGCTCGGCCGGGGCGAGACCCTGATGCTGGACGTTCTGGCCGAGGAGATGCCCGACCGCGGCTTCGTGATCTCGGTTTCGGACATCACCGCCGAGCGCCGCGCCGCGGGCGCGCTGGCCGAGGCCAAGGCCCATCTCGAACAGCGCGTCCTTGCCCGCACGCTCGCTCTCGAGGATGCGCTCTCCGTCGCCGAGCGCGCCAATGCCTCGAAATCGCGCTTCGTCGCAGCCGCCAGCCACGATCTGCTGCAACCGCTCTCGGCCGCGCGGCTCTATGTCTCCTCCATCGCCGAGGACGCGACCCTGCCCGCCCATCGCGAGGTGCTGGGCCGGGCCGAGACCGCGCTGGAAAGCGTCGAGCAGATCCTCGAGGCGCTGCTCGACATCTCGACCCTCGACAGCGGCCAGGCGGCGGTCGCGCCGGGGCCGGTCCCGCTCCGCGAGCTGTACACCCGTCTTCAGACCGATTTCGCACCCCATGCCGCGCTGAAGGGGCTCGAGTTGCGGGTGCTGCCGCGCGATCTGACGCTGCGGACCGATCCGGGCTATATCCGGCGGATCCTGCAGAACCTGGTCTCGAACGCGATCCGCTATACCGGGTGCGGCCGGGTTCTGGTCGGGGCGCGGCGTCAGGGCCAGTCGCTCCGGCTCGAGGTCTGGGATACCGGGCCCGGCATCGCCGAGGAGGATCAGGAGGCGATCTTCCGCGAGTTACATCGCCTGAACGCCCGCGCCTCGGCCAGCGAGGGGATGGGGCTCGGACTTGCCATCGTCGAGCGGGCCTGCGCCCGGCTCGGCCATCCGCTCGGGCTCTGGTCTCGCCCCGGGCATGGCAGCGGCTTTTTCGTGACCGTGCCGCTGGCCGAAACCGCCGCCCCGAAGCCCGCCCCGAAGGCCCCAGCCGCCGAGCCCTCGCCGGGACTCGTCGCGCTGCTGATCGAGGCCGATCCCGAGATCCGCCGGGCCTTGCCGATGCTGGTGGGGAAATGGGGGGTCGATGTCATCGACGTCGCCGATATCGACGAGGCGCTGACGCTTCTGGCCGAGATCGACCTCAAGCCCGATGCCGCGCTGATCGAACACCGCCATGGCGCCCAAACCGGGCCGGGCCATGGGCTCGGGGCGCTGAGCCTGATCGAGACCCGCTACGGCCCGATCCCGGCCTGCATCGTCAGCGCCGAGCGCAGCCCGGATCTTGCCGCCGCCTGCCGGGCGCGCGGCGCCGAGCTTCTGACCAAGCCGCTCTCGCCCGCGGCGCTTCGCGCCTTCTTCGCCGAGATCGCACAGCGCGAACGGGCCTGA
- a CDS encoding 2-dehydropantoate 2-reductase gives MKICVFGAGAIGGYMGAKLAQAGAEVSLVARGPHLAAMRARGLRLIEEESGTDETVPVRVAEDAAELGEQDYVIVTLKAHSVPPVVGKMQPLIGAGTTVVSGVNGVPWWYFHKIGGPLEGTRLASVDPGDAQWTGFGPDRVLGCVVYPAAEVIEPGIVRHIEGNRFSLGEPDGSRSERALRLSRALASAGLKAPVRPKLRDEIWVKLWGNLSFNPISALTHATLDVLCTDPGTRSVARAMMLEAQAIAEKLGVKFPIDVERRIEGGAAVGAHRTSMLQDLDLGRPMEIDALVGSVQELGRITSTPTPAIDTVLALVALRARVAGLYGG, from the coding sequence ATGAAGATCTGTGTGTTCGGGGCGGGCGCCATCGGCGGCTATATGGGGGCGAAGCTGGCGCAGGCGGGCGCCGAGGTGAGCCTTGTCGCGCGCGGTCCGCATCTGGCGGCGATGCGGGCGCGGGGACTTCGGCTGATCGAGGAGGAGAGCGGCACCGACGAGACGGTGCCGGTGCGGGTCGCGGAGGATGCGGCCGAGCTGGGCGAGCAGGACTATGTGATCGTCACGCTGAAGGCGCATTCGGTGCCGCCGGTGGTGGGCAAGATGCAGCCGCTGATCGGCGCGGGCACCACCGTCGTTTCGGGGGTGAACGGCGTGCCCTGGTGGTATTTCCACAAGATCGGCGGCCCGCTTGAGGGCACGCGGCTGGCCTCGGTCGATCCGGGCGATGCGCAATGGACCGGCTTCGGGCCCGACCGGGTGCTGGGTTGTGTGGTTTATCCGGCCGCCGAGGTGATCGAGCCCGGCATCGTCCGGCATATCGAGGGCAACCGCTTTTCGCTAGGCGAGCCGGATGGGTCCAGATCCGAGCGCGCGCTGCGGCTGTCGCGGGCGCTGGCCTCGGCCGGGCTGAAGGCGCCGGTGCGCCCGAAGCTCCGCGACGAGATCTGGGTCAAGCTCTGGGGCAACCTCTCGTTCAACCCGATCTCGGCGCTGACCCATGCCACGCTTGACGTGCTGTGCACCGATCCGGGCACGCGGAGCGTGGCGCGGGCGATGATGCTGGAGGCGCAGGCGATTGCCGAGAAACTGGGGGTGAAATTCCCGATCGATGTCGAGCGCCGGATCGAGGGCGGCGCCGCGGTCGGGGCGCACCGGACCTCGATGCTGCAGGATCTCGATCTCGGGCGGCCGATGGAAATCGACGCGCTGGTGGGCTCGGTGCAGGAGCTTGGCCGGATCACCAGTACGCCGACGCCCGCCATCGACACTGTGCTGGCGCTGGTTGCGCTGCGGGCGCGGGTCGCGGGGCTTTACGGCGGGTGA